A single Drosophila mauritiana strain mau12 unplaced genomic scaffold, ASM438214v1 Y_36, whole genome shotgun sequence DNA region contains:
- the LOC117150150 gene encoding dynein regulatory complex subunit 3-like, which yields FSRELREIEDKQEKEIQSRKFLEREQSEAKRLASSFVEHLDGHQLFDSLWRGDEDGRVLMLVGTQAQELADEYDKDIFELTQEIYKLGLERFTERDEEIRDFFNNLFDGQEELQILGQKEIEWFLQFREIIFEEARIKLLKLEQNSMHGEDEDTPENIKLSDALDKLNIQFEDAINDLWQALMAQELYLHESIQVMYRKTSMVF from the coding sequence tttagCCGGGAGCTTCGGGAAATTGAAGATAAACAAGAAAAGGAGATACAAAGCAGAAAGTTTCTTGAACGTGAACAATCAGAGGCAAAGCGATTAGCCTCAAGTTTTGTTGAACATTTGGATGGTCATCAGCTGTTTGACTCGCTTTGGCGTGGCGACGAAGATGGCCGAGTTCTGATGCTTGTTGGAACACAAGCTCAAGAGCTAGCGGACGAATACGATAAGGATATTTTTGAGCTTACGCAAGAAATTTACAAACTTGGCTTAGAAAGATTTACTGAGCGCGATGAAGAAATTCGAGATTTCTTTAACAATCTTTTCGATGGCCAAGAAGAACTTCAAATACTTGGGCAAAAAGAAATAGAATGGTTTTTACAATTTAGAgaaattatttttgaagaaGCTCGTATCAAATTACTTAAACTAGAACAAAATTCCATGCACGGAGAAGACGAAGACACTCCAGAAAACATAAAATTATCTGATGCTTTggataaattaaatattcaatttgaAGATGCAATAAATGATTTGTGGCAAGCGTTAATGGCCCAGGAGTTATATTTGCATGAATCTATACAGGTAATGTATAGGAAAACGAGTATGGTATTTTGA